In Eubalaena glacialis isolate mEubGla1 chromosome 2, mEubGla1.1.hap2.+ XY, whole genome shotgun sequence, a single genomic region encodes these proteins:
- the ARG2 gene encoding arginase-2, mitochondrial translates to MSLRSSLSLLLRTQARSVPKKSVHSVAVIGAPFSRGQKRKGVEYGPTAVREAGLMKRLSDLGCHLKDFGDLSFTPVPKDDLYNNLIVNPRSVGLANQELAEVVSRAVSGGYSCVTVGGDHSLAIGTISGHARHCPDLCVIWVDAHADINTPLTTSSGNLHGQPVSFLLKELQDKVPQLPGFSWIKPCISSPSIVYIGLRDVDPPEHFILKNYDIQYFSMRDIDRLGIQKVMEQTFDLLIGKRQRPIHLSFDIDAFDPTLAPATGTPVVGGLTYREGMYITEEIHNTGLLSALDLVEVNPRLAVSEEEAKATASLAVDVIASSFGQTREGGHIVYDQLPTPSSPDESESEERVRI, encoded by the exons ATGTCCCTGAGGAGCAGCCTCTCGCTTCTTCTCCGTACGCAAGCGCGCTCAGTCCCGAAGAAGTCCGTCCACTCCGTGGCTGTCATTGGAGCCCCATTTTCACGGGGACAG aaaagaaaaggagtggAATATGGTCCCACTGCTGTAAGAGAAGCTGGCTTGATGAAAAGGCTCTCCGATTTGG GCTGCCACCTTAAAGACTTCGGAGACTTGAGTTTTACTCCAGTTCCCAAAGATGATCTCTATAATAACCTGATAGTGAATCCTCGCTCAGTGGGCCTTGCCAACCAGGAACTAGCGGAGGTGGTTAGTAGAGCAGTGTCAGGTGGCTACAGCTGTGTCACCGTGGGAGGAGACCACAG CCTGGCAATCGGTACCATTAGTGGGCACGCCCGGCACTGCCCAGACCTTTGTGTGATCTGGGTTGATGCCCATGCTGACATCAATACACCCCTCACCACTTCATCTGGAAATCTCCATGGACAGCCAGTTTCATTTCTCCTCAAAGAACTACAGGACAAG GTCCCACAACTCCCAGGATTTTCCTGGATCAAACCTTGTATCTCTTCCCCAAGTATTGTATACATTGGACTAAGAGATGTGGACCCTCCTGAACA ttttattttaaagaattatgaTATCCAGTACTTTTCCATGAGAGACATAGATCGACTTGGTATCCAGAAGGTCATGGAACAGACATTCGATCTGCTGATTGGCAA AAGACAAAGGCCAATCCATCTGAGTTTCGATATTGATGCATTTGACCCTACGCTGGCTCCAGCCACAGGAACCCCTGTTGTAGGGGGACTGACCTATCGAGAAGGCATGTATATTACTGAGGAAATACACAATACAG GGTTGCTCTCAGCACTGGATCTTGTGGAAGTCAATCCTCGGTTGGCTGTGTCAGAGGAAGAGGCCAAGGCTACAGCCAGCCTGGCAGTGGATGTGATTGCTTCAAGTTTTGGGCAGACAAGGGAGGGAGGGCACATTGTCTATGACCAACTTCCTACTCCCAGTTCACCAGATGAATCGGAAAGTGAAGAACGTGTAAGAATTTAG